From the genome of Atribacterota bacterium, one region includes:
- the nadD gene encoding nicotinate-nucleotide adenylyltransferase, producing the protein MENKQKERNETSTGEKDLRLGIMGGVFDPIHIGHLFTAEEARIKLNLEKVIFVPCLQPTHKRNEQVSDIKHRLKMTYLAIEGNPYFEVSEIEVNRPGPSYTIDTIKEFRKIYGWEANIFFITGADAFLEIDSWFQKDELLKLCQFVAATRPGYALNKLHDNFKKVLKIMEIPALAISSTDVRYRVRNGLSIKYIVLDEVREYIYNHKLYI; encoded by the coding sequence AAACATCCACTGGAGAGAAGGATTTAAGATTAGGAATTATGGGTGGAGTGTTTGATCCTATTCATATAGGACATTTATTCACTGCGGAAGAGGCAAGAATAAAATTAAATTTAGAAAAAGTTATATTTGTTCCCTGTCTTCAACCAACACATAAAAGAAATGAGCAAGTTTCTGATATTAAACATCGATTAAAAATGACTTATCTGGCTATTGAAGGTAATCCCTATTTTGAGGTGTCTGAAATTGAAGTAAATCGCCCAGGTCCATCTTATACCATTGATACCATTAAAGAATTTCGCAAAATCTATGGATGGGAAGCTAACATTTTTTTTATTACCGGCGCAGATGCGTTTTTAGAAATCGATAGTTGGTTCCAAAAAGATGAATTATTAAAACTATGTCAGTTTGTGGCAGCTACTAGACCTGGATATGCTCTGAATAAGCTACATGATAATTTTAAAAAAGTTTTAAAAATTATGGAAATACCAGCTTTGGCTATTTCTTCCACAGATGTTAGATATCGTGTAAGAAATGGTTTAAGTATTAAATATATTGTTTTAGATGAAGTAAGGGAATATATTTATAACCATAAATTATACATATAA